From the genome of Pelobacter propionicus DSM 2379, one region includes:
- a CDS encoding M48 family metallopeptidase: MKSAPVAYFDGKVSTRREALLLLDGAQVTIRANGVERTYPVAVVSIPPGVGSVRRTLRLPDGGVCELHDPELLAELERACGGAPGQRLLHRWEQSLPLAAGALFLTVLTVFLFLRYGLPTLAQRASLALPISTERTLGRESLATLDRVLMHPSTLGKERRHELTQLFRRVAGAGADGAGYRLEFRSSPKLGANALALPSGIVIITDDLVRLAREDNELAAIMAHELGHVRGRHVLRHILQSSASGLILATLTGDLVSITSLAATLPTALVNASFSRDFEREADDAAIAWMKSSGVPLRCYADILGRLQAQLNVRSGGTNGSDSAVRNYLSTHPDTGERIRRILNEAAHE, encoded by the coding sequence ATGAAATCAGCGCCGGTCGCATATTTTGATGGCAAGGTTTCGACCCGCCGGGAGGCTCTGCTCCTCCTCGACGGAGCGCAGGTAACCATCCGCGCCAACGGTGTGGAGCGCACTTATCCGGTAGCGGTCGTGAGCATCCCACCGGGTGTGGGCTCGGTCCGCCGCACGCTTCGCTTGCCCGATGGCGGTGTGTGCGAACTCCATGACCCTGAACTGCTGGCTGAACTGGAGCGTGCCTGCGGCGGGGCGCCCGGCCAGCGCCTGCTGCACCGCTGGGAGCAGAGCCTGCCGCTGGCAGCGGGGGCATTGTTCCTGACCGTGCTGACAGTATTCCTGTTCCTGCGCTACGGCCTGCCCACCCTTGCCCAGCGGGCGTCCCTGGCCCTGCCGATTTCCACGGAACGCACCCTGGGGCGCGAATCCCTGGCCACCCTGGACCGTGTCCTGATGCACCCTTCCACCCTCGGCAAGGAGCGCCGCCATGAACTGACCCAGCTGTTCCGGCGCGTTGCCGGAGCAGGGGCGGATGGCGCGGGCTATCGTCTTGAATTCCGTTCCTCCCCGAAGCTCGGGGCCAATGCCCTTGCACTCCCCTCGGGAATCGTGATCATCACCGACGACCTGGTCAGGTTGGCCAGAGAGGACAACGAACTTGCCGCCATCATGGCCCACGAACTGGGACACGTACGCGGTCGCCACGTCCTGCGCCACATCCTGCAGAGTTCCGCCTCCGGCCTGATCCTGGCCACCCTGACCGGCGACCTGGTGTCGATAACCTCACTGGCAGCCACCCTGCCAACGGCCCTGGTGAATGCCTCCTTTTCCCGGGATTTCGAACGAGAGGCGGATGACGCCGCCATCGCCTGGATGAAGTCGTCCGGCGTGCCGTTGCGCTGCTATGCCGACATACTGGGGCGCCTGCAGGCACAGCTCAATGTCCGCAGTGGCGGAACGAACGGCAGCGACTCTGCGGTGCGCAACTATCTCTCCACCCACCCGGACACCGGGGAGCGGATCCGGCGGATACTGAATGAAGCGGCGCACGAGTAA
- a CDS encoding DUF2059 domain-containing protein, translating to MRQTIFITLFLAIALTTPAFGTVTVFFRDGSREIGDSAWLEGSMVYLSRSETLYEFPVDEVLLEETQKGSRIGNYAERSLPDSRARKTAGARSHDLVERLMKGAGFDRQIDLFIQQFETGVRSSAANGELAGIFDRALAAFDPERAKRKIRAYYRSHLDSATMERVLAWSQTPLGVKIAAAQESSGAMSPEMAQQVLMDLERNPPSARRWALIGELDKAGRATETAQQVIVDAIGGVAGAIPGGTADRKAARREILRKIQSKKHELAPLLRKQIQAGLANSYRDLSDGELRDYTTFLRSEPARKFSRATMGALGEMTRDMSASMMRQMVKVVGQKRGREGY from the coding sequence ATGCGGCAGACGATTTTCATCACCCTGTTTCTCGCGATAGCACTCACCACCCCGGCATTCGGGACAGTAACGGTCTTTTTCAGGGACGGTTCCAGGGAGATCGGCGACTCGGCCTGGCTTGAGGGCTCAATGGTCTACCTCAGCAGATCCGAGACGCTCTACGAGTTTCCCGTGGATGAGGTCCTGCTGGAAGAAACCCAGAAGGGCAGCCGGATCGGGAATTATGCCGAGCGCTCGCTGCCCGATTCGCGGGCAAGGAAAACAGCTGGAGCGCGGTCACACGACCTTGTGGAGCGTCTGATGAAGGGGGCCGGCTTCGACCGCCAGATCGACCTGTTCATCCAGCAGTTCGAAACCGGGGTCAGGTCATCCGCAGCCAACGGCGAACTGGCAGGCATCTTCGACCGGGCCCTGGCCGCATTCGACCCGGAACGAGCCAAACGGAAGATCCGGGCCTACTACCGCTCCCACCTGGACAGCGCAACCATGGAGAGAGTCCTGGCCTGGTCCCAGACCCCGCTGGGGGTGAAGATCGCGGCAGCCCAGGAGAGCAGCGGCGCCATGTCGCCGGAAATGGCGCAGCAGGTGCTGATGGATCTGGAACGCAATCCCCCCTCTGCACGGCGCTGGGCACTGATCGGGGAACTGGACAAAGCCGGAAGGGCCACGGAGACGGCGCAGCAGGTGATCGTGGATGCCATTGGCGGCGTTGCCGGCGCCATTCCCGGGGGAACCGCCGACAGGAAAGCGGCCAGGAGAGAGATCCTGCGCAAGATCCAGAGCAAGAAGCATGAACTCGCGCCACTGCTGCGGAAACAGATTCAGGCGGGGCTGGCCAACAGCTATCGGGACCTGAGCGACGGTGAACTGCGGGACTACACTACCTTCCTGAGGAGCGAACCTGCCCGGAAATTCTCCAGGGCAACCATGGGCGCCCTGGGTGAGATGACCAGGGACATGTCCGCCTCCATGATGCGACAGATGGTCAAGGTTGTCGGGCAGAAGAGGGGAAGAGAGGGGTACTGA
- a CDS encoding ABC transporter ATP-binding protein, whose protein sequence is MPALLDISDLHTCFATPRGTVAAVNGVSFSITRGTTLALVGESGSGKSMTALSIMRLVPPPGFIRSGAVRLEGTDLLALSTEEMRSIRGSRISMVFQEPMTSLNPVLRIGEQIMEPLLLHRRMKRREAREEAAELLQRVGIPASRERLADYPHQLSGGMRQRVMIAMALACGPSLLIADEPTTALDVTIQAQILELIDSLRQTADMGILLITHDLGIVAERSDHTCVMYAGKIVESAPSGELLGTPRHPYTQALLASLPQNAEPGKPLLTLAGQPPSLSSVLPGCGFCERCPLALPECRHQVPELREVAPGHLLRCWRSS, encoded by the coding sequence GTGCCTGCCCTGCTGGATATAAGCGATCTGCATACCTGCTTCGCCACTCCCCGTGGCACCGTAGCCGCGGTCAACGGGGTCAGTTTCTCCATCACCAGGGGAACGACCCTGGCGCTGGTGGGAGAGTCGGGATCGGGCAAATCCATGACCGCCCTCTCCATCATGCGACTCGTCCCCCCGCCCGGCTTCATCCGGTCCGGGGCCGTGCGACTGGAGGGGACCGATCTGCTGGCCCTCTCGACGGAGGAAATGCGCTCCATCCGGGGGAGCCGCATCTCCATGGTCTTCCAGGAGCCGATGACCTCCCTCAACCCGGTGCTGCGCATCGGCGAACAGATCATGGAACCGCTGCTGCTACACCGCCGGATGAAACGGCGCGAGGCCAGGGAGGAAGCCGCCGAACTGCTGCAGAGGGTCGGCATCCCGGCGTCTCGCGAGCGTTTGGCCGACTACCCCCACCAACTGAGCGGCGGCATGCGCCAACGGGTGATGATCGCCATGGCGCTGGCCTGCGGTCCCAGCCTGCTGATCGCCGACGAACCGACAACGGCGCTGGATGTGACCATCCAGGCCCAGATACTGGAGTTGATCGACTCCCTGAGGCAAACGGCCGACATGGGCATCCTGCTGATCACCCATGATCTGGGCATCGTTGCCGAACGTTCCGACCACACCTGCGTCATGTACGCCGGCAAGATCGTTGAATCGGCCCCCAGCGGGGAGCTGCTGGGAACCCCTCGCCACCCCTATACCCAAGCCTTGCTGGCCTCGCTCCCCCAGAACGCCGAACCGGGCAAACCGCTGCTAACCCTGGCAGGGCAACCGCCAAGCCTTTCCAGCGTTCTCCCCGGGTGCGGTTTCTGCGAGCGCTGTCCGCTGGCGCTCCCCGAATGCCGCCACCAGGTTCCGGAACTGCGCGAGGTCGCGCCGGGGCACCTGCTGCGCTGCTGGAGAAGTTCATGA
- a CDS encoding ABC transporter ATP-binding protein: protein MSDQTVILGGDRLLKRFRVRGGPTAGTGLLTAVDDVSLKLVRGETLGIAGESGCGKSTLARILAGLLEPDQGRVRFNDTTLTEMSRSEARAFRRQTQMIFQDPFSSLNPRMRAGDIIAEPLVIAGQGTAAARRSSVEEIMATVGLTPEQYHRFPHEFSGGQRQRIGIARALASSPSVIIADEPVSSLDISIQAQIINLLQSMRTTFNLSLLIISHDLSVLRHICDRVCIMYLGAIVESAPAAELFSHCLHPYTEALIAAIPRIRRRGERRELILTDDIPSPLALPSGCRFHPRCRHSREICRSTPPPLELKRPGRLCACHFSDAIFA from the coding sequence ATGAGCGACCAGACTGTCATCCTGGGGGGAGATCGGCTGTTGAAACGGTTTCGGGTACGGGGCGGCCCCACCGCCGGGACCGGCCTGCTCACGGCGGTGGACGATGTCTCATTGAAACTGGTCCGCGGGGAAACCCTGGGAATCGCCGGAGAGTCGGGGTGCGGAAAATCGACCCTGGCCAGAATTCTGGCCGGACTGCTGGAACCTGACCAGGGACGGGTGCGTTTCAACGACACAACGCTTACGGAGATGTCCCGATCAGAGGCACGCGCCTTCCGACGCCAGACCCAGATGATCTTCCAGGACCCCTTCTCCTCCCTCAACCCGCGCATGCGAGCCGGCGACATCATCGCCGAACCGCTGGTCATCGCCGGACAGGGGACGGCGGCAGCGCGACGCTCCAGCGTGGAGGAGATCATGGCCACCGTGGGGCTGACGCCGGAGCAGTACCACCGCTTTCCCCACGAGTTTTCCGGTGGCCAGCGCCAGCGCATCGGCATCGCCCGCGCCCTGGCCAGTTCTCCCTCGGTCATCATCGCCGACGAACCGGTATCGTCCCTGGACATATCCATCCAGGCCCAGATCATCAACCTGCTGCAGAGCATGAGGACGACCTTCAACCTCTCACTGCTGATCATCTCCCATGACCTGTCCGTGCTACGCCACATCTGCGACCGGGTCTGCATCATGTACCTGGGAGCCATCGTGGAGAGCGCCCCGGCAGCGGAACTGTTCAGCCACTGCCTGCACCCCTACACCGAGGCCCTGATAGCCGCCATCCCCCGCATACGGCGCCGTGGAGAGCGCAGGGAGCTGATCCTTACGGACGACATCCCCTCCCCCCTTGCCCTGCCCTCCGGCTGCCGCTTCCACCCCCGCTGCCGCCATAGCCGGGAGATCTGCCGCAGCACCCCGCCGCCCCTGGAGCTGAAGCGGCCGGGCCGTCTCTGCGCCTGCCACTTCAGCGACGCGATCTTCGCTTAG
- a CDS encoding rhomboid family intramembrane serine protease, whose translation MAQKPILCPRCRTLIGSEEQTCSRCGTSRNASWWQFINRTAGVLEGEWLVRALITLNLVYYCVSLLVSLYIGRGGGFLSPDRVSLLLLGATGSVPLDQFGRFWSLLSANYLHGGILHLLFNLMALRQIGPWVVNEYGPSRMFIIYTLGGIFGFWVSWQAGVAFTIGASAAICSLIGSLLYFGKSSGGAYGASVYREVSGWVVSLLVFGLIVPGINNWGHGGGILGGILLGMLVGYNGRSRETSWHQGVALLCAAMTAAVLIWPLLTMLPG comes from the coding sequence ATGGCGCAAAAACCCATACTCTGCCCTCGCTGCCGGACCCTGATCGGCAGCGAGGAACAGACCTGTTCACGCTGCGGGACATCCCGCAACGCTTCCTGGTGGCAGTTCATCAACCGGACGGCCGGGGTATTGGAAGGGGAGTGGCTGGTCAGGGCGCTGATCACGCTCAACCTGGTGTATTACTGCGTTTCGCTGCTGGTCAGCTTGTATATCGGCAGGGGAGGCGGGTTTCTCTCTCCCGATCGGGTGAGTCTGTTGCTGCTGGGGGCTACCGGCAGCGTGCCTCTGGACCAGTTCGGCCGCTTCTGGTCGCTGTTGAGCGCCAACTACCTGCATGGCGGCATACTGCACCTGCTCTTCAACCTGATGGCGCTGCGACAGATCGGTCCCTGGGTCGTTAACGAGTACGGGCCCAGCCGCATGTTCATCATCTATACCCTGGGGGGCATCTTCGGCTTCTGGGTTTCCTGGCAGGCGGGGGTGGCCTTCACCATCGGCGCGTCCGCCGCCATATGCAGCCTGATCGGCTCCCTGCTGTACTTCGGAAAGAGCAGCGGCGGGGCCTACGGCGCCTCGGTGTACCGGGAGGTGAGCGGCTGGGTGGTCAGTCTGCTGGTTTTTGGCCTGATCGTGCCGGGGATTAACAACTGGGGGCATGGCGGCGGCATCCTCGGCGGGATCCTGTTGGGCATGCTTGTGGGCTACAACGGACGCAGCCGCGAGACGTCGTGGCACCAGGGGGTGGCGCTGCTCTGTGCAGCAATGACCGCGGCTGTTCTGATCTGGCCACTGTTGACCATGCTGCCGGGCTAG
- a CDS encoding PilZ-like domain-containing protein produces the protein MSYLGDYASFFTAGMKVGVGIPLPNAETFLDWAMIYEVDEDLVILQLSRDQLPESVALHVGQILDLRGGKDDSAYSCRAIIVSEWRGNVIQLRLVGEIVTDELREFYRVDAFLPIKYYISPQQNPDVLRTEWAERHRQRLEDELLRKQQPWEVTFVAEDAELPPERLLSPQDDGDDQDPSWDGIIPLAANISGGGMRIVAHQRFQVGEYVPLEIMLPVPRRIVEAVGKVVFTTPNRGVAGDRESYSLALKFVFIDERDRDAIVKHIAAIQLQRIRQMRELFALRDEADGLDGGGTVDRFRSQRTIAYGAVLLAFLVVLVLYFREYAANHPKSVIGETFETGIRTYLERIGR, from the coding sequence ATGAGCTACCTGGGGGATTACGCCAGTTTCTTTACAGCCGGGATGAAGGTCGGTGTCGGCATTCCCCTGCCCAACGCCGAAACGTTCCTGGATTGGGCGATGATATACGAGGTCGACGAGGACCTGGTCATCCTGCAGCTTTCCCGCGACCAGCTGCCGGAGTCCGTTGCCCTGCATGTGGGACAGATCCTTGACCTGCGCGGCGGCAAAGACGACAGCGCCTACAGCTGCCGGGCGATCATCGTCAGCGAGTGGCGCGGCAATGTCATCCAGCTGCGCCTGGTCGGCGAGATCGTTACCGACGAACTGCGCGAATTCTACCGCGTGGATGCCTTCCTCCCCATCAAGTACTACATTTCCCCCCAGCAGAACCCCGATGTCCTGCGCACGGAGTGGGCCGAGCGTCACCGCCAGCGCCTGGAGGATGAGCTGCTCCGCAAGCAGCAGCCCTGGGAGGTTACCTTCGTCGCTGAAGACGCTGAACTCCCCCCTGAACGGCTGCTCTCTCCCCAGGATGACGGCGATGATCAGGATCCGTCGTGGGACGGCATCATCCCGCTGGCGGCCAACATCAGCGGCGGCGGCATGCGTATCGTCGCCCACCAGCGCTTCCAGGTGGGCGAGTATGTGCCGCTTGAGATCATGCTGCCCGTGCCGCGCCGGATCGTCGAGGCGGTGGGGAAGGTGGTGTTCACCACCCCCAACCGTGGCGTTGCCGGCGACCGCGAGAGCTACAGCCTGGCCCTGAAATTCGTCTTTATCGACGAACGCGACCGCGATGCCATCGTCAAGCACATTGCCGCCATCCAGTTGCAGCGCATCCGCCAGATGCGCGAGCTCTTTGCCCTGCGCGATGAGGCTGATGGTCTGGATGGGGGAGGCACGGTCGACCGCTTCCGCAGTCAGCGCACCATCGCCTATGGAGCGGTTCTCCTGGCCTTTCTGGTCGTGCTGGTCCTCTACTTCCGCGAGTATGCGGCCAATCATCCCAAGAGCGTGATCGGTGAGACCTTCGAGACCGGCATCCGCACCTATCTGGAGAGGATAGGCAGATAG
- a CDS encoding DUF1858 domain-containing protein encodes MITRDMIIADIIRKYPETLPVFKKHRLECYECQISDLETLEHGAEVHRVGIDGLLEELNRSIA; translated from the coding sequence ATGATTACCAGGGATATGATTATCGCCGATATCATCAGGAAATACCCCGAAACCCTGCCGGTCTTCAAGAAACACCGGCTTGAGTGTTATGAGTGCCAGATCTCAGATCTGGAGACACTGGAGCATGGCGCCGAAGTTCACCGGGTGGGCATCGACGGGCTGCTTGAAGAGCTCAACCGTTCCATTGCCTGA
- a CDS encoding pyridoxal phosphate-dependent aminotransferase, with amino-acid sequence MKLADRVHRIQPSPTLAIDAKAKALKAQGVDVISFGAGEPDFDTPDAIRDAARNAIDSGFTRYMPVGGADDLKDAIILKMKRDHGIEYSRAEICVSCGAKHSLYNISQALIQEGDEVIIPAPYWVSYPDQVVLAGGTPIFIQTDEKSDFKITPRQLEAAITPRTKAMILNSPCNPTGTSYTGEELRAIAQVCLAHDFIIISDDIYERLIYDGQVFSNIVQVAPELKQRVVLVNGVSKTYAMTGWRIGYACGPQELIAAMTKMQSQSTSNACSIAQKASVEAIAGSQEKVTAMVQEFEKRRTYIVQRLNAMPGVTCFNSTGAFYAFPNFSALYGKSFNGKIIASSTDLADYLLEEAKVALVPGVAFGDDRYARLSYAIGLESIAEGMDRLERAIQNLK; translated from the coding sequence ATGAAATTAGCGGATCGCGTGCACAGAATCCAACCATCACCCACGCTTGCCATAGATGCAAAAGCAAAGGCCCTCAAGGCTCAAGGAGTCGATGTGATCAGTTTCGGCGCCGGAGAGCCTGACTTCGACACCCCCGACGCCATCAGGGATGCGGCCAGGAACGCCATCGACTCCGGTTTCACCAGGTACATGCCGGTGGGAGGCGCCGACGACCTGAAGGACGCCATCATCCTCAAGATGAAGCGGGACCACGGTATCGAATACAGCCGTGCCGAGATCTGCGTCTCCTGCGGCGCCAAGCACAGCCTGTACAATATCTCCCAGGCCCTGATCCAGGAAGGGGACGAGGTCATCATCCCGGCCCCCTACTGGGTCTCCTATCCCGATCAGGTGGTGCTGGCCGGCGGGACACCGATTTTTATCCAGACCGATGAGAAGTCGGATTTCAAGATCACCCCCCGGCAGTTGGAAGCGGCCATCACCCCCCGCACCAAGGCCATGATTCTCAACTCCCCCTGCAACCCCACCGGCACCAGCTACACCGGGGAAGAGCTGCGGGCCATCGCCCAGGTCTGCCTCGCCCATGACTTCATCATCATCTCCGACGACATCTACGAGCGGCTGATCTACGACGGTCAGGTTTTCAGCAACATCGTCCAGGTGGCACCGGAACTGAAGCAGCGGGTTGTCCTGGTTAACGGCGTGTCCAAGACCTACGCCATGACCGGCTGGCGCATCGGCTACGCCTGCGGCCCGCAGGAACTGATCGCCGCCATGACCAAGATGCAGTCCCAGTCAACTTCCAACGCCTGTTCCATAGCCCAGAAGGCTTCCGTCGAGGCCATTGCCGGTTCCCAGGAAAAGGTGACCGCCATGGTTCAGGAATTTGAAAAACGCCGTACCTATATCGTGCAGCGGTTGAATGCCATGCCGGGAGTCACCTGCTTCAATTCCACCGGCGCCTTCTATGCCTTCCCCAACTTTTCCGCCCTCTATGGCAAGAGCTTCAACGGAAAGATCATTGCCAGCTCCACCGATCTAGCCGATTATCTGCTGGAGGAGGCCAAGGTGGCGTTGGTTCCGGGGGTCGCCTTTGGCGACGACAGGTATGCCCGGCTCTCCTATGCCATCGGCCTGGAGAGTATCGCCGAGGGCATGGATCGTCTCGAACGGGCGATCCAGAACCTGAAATAG
- the coaD gene encoding pantetheine-phosphate adenylyltransferase yields the protein MKKIAVYPGSFDPITYGHLDIINRGLKVFDEIIVAVACNSQKKSLFSIEERMALIRRVVDQDRVRVDTFTGLLIDYVTRQNADVIIRGLRAISDFEYEFQIAQMNSSLGHDIETLFMMTSLQYGYLSSSIVKEVCGLRGNIDGFVPPEVKSALRLKYGLD from the coding sequence ATGAAGAAAATTGCCGTGTATCCCGGTTCGTTCGATCCGATCACCTATGGCCACCTGGACATCATCAACCGTGGGCTGAAGGTCTTTGACGAGATTATCGTCGCGGTTGCCTGCAATTCGCAGAAAAAGTCGCTGTTCAGCATCGAGGAGCGCATGGCTCTGATCAGGCGGGTCGTTGACCAGGACCGTGTCAGGGTTGACACTTTTACCGGTCTTCTGATAGATTACGTGACTCGCCAGAACGCGGATGTGATCATTCGCGGACTGCGCGCAATCTCGGATTTTGAATACGAATTCCAGATCGCCCAGATGAACAGCAGCCTGGGTCATGACATAGAAACACTGTTCATGATGACATCGTTGCAGTACGGCTACCTCTCCTCTTCCATTGTCAAGGAAGTCTGCGGTTTACGGGGAAATATCGACGGCTTCGTTCCCCCTGAGGTGAAGAGCGCCCTCAGATTGAAATACGGCCTGGACTGA
- the rsmD gene encoding 16S rRNA (guanine(966)-N(2))-methyltransferase RsmD, giving the protein MRVIAGSARGTRLAAPRGMRTRPTADRVREALFSIIQSRYELDGARVLDMCAGTGGLGIEALSRGASTCCFVEKDREALKCLRQNLLATRCAERATLLEMDLLRALPLLAGRGSRFSIIFFDPPYASELYTPVMRSLSSLELLEPEGLFIAESAARAILPEREGCLVRSDRRVYGDTALALYVLGEE; this is encoded by the coding sequence ATGCGCGTGATTGCCGGGAGTGCGCGGGGAACCAGGCTTGCCGCGCCGCGGGGCATGCGAACGCGCCCGACAGCGGATCGTGTCCGGGAGGCGCTCTTCAGCATCATACAGAGCCGCTATGAACTGGATGGTGCCAGGGTGCTGGATATGTGCGCCGGCACCGGCGGACTGGGCATCGAGGCGCTCAGTCGCGGGGCGTCGACCTGCTGTTTTGTCGAGAAGGATCGCGAGGCGCTGAAATGCCTCAGGCAGAACCTGCTCGCCACGCGCTGCGCCGAGCGCGCGACCCTGCTGGAGATGGACCTGCTCAGGGCGCTGCCCCTGTTGGCCGGACGCGGCAGCCGCTTTTCAATCATTTTCTTTGATCCGCCCTATGCCTCGGAACTCTACACGCCGGTGATGCGCAGCCTGTCATCCCTGGAATTGCTGGAACCGGAGGGTCTGTTCATCGCCGAGAGCGCGGCCCGTGCCATTCTGCCGGAGCGCGAGGGATGTCTTGTCAGGAGTGATCGGCGGGTATACGGCGATACTGCGTTGGCATTGTACGTTTTGGGGGAAGAATGA
- a CDS encoding tetratricopeptide repeat protein, whose product MKTQTISRTGMLLPGLLIIPLLVICVFPDEPVHAAQWHRLTRTARYQVALEMESLQQSDDPSLTVLLQFTPQGEAERLAAAERYGHKQYALHLEQHGIDCNERTYRLEYVDILGWRGNRLARIPGGSHKESIAPDSVLDRVADLVCPEEEADQGEEGDDLAVGMAATSSPNDPLLSREMLQRINDAQGRTNSQPEDVDAWVELGNAWYDADMPEQAIQAYDRALALKADDTDVLNDQGAMFRQKGDTARALANFEKALAIDPGNLESLYNLGYVYAFDLNRIDRAREIWQRYLSLDSTSETADQIRSFITQQGQGVEKP is encoded by the coding sequence GTGAAGACACAAACGATTTCCCGGACGGGAATGCTTCTGCCGGGACTACTCATTATCCCGCTCCTCGTGATCTGCGTTTTTCCGGACGAACCGGTTCACGCGGCCCAGTGGCACAGGCTGACCCGGACCGCGCGCTATCAGGTCGCCCTTGAGATGGAGTCATTGCAACAGAGCGATGATCCCTCCCTTACGGTACTGCTGCAGTTCACGCCCCAGGGGGAAGCGGAGCGCCTGGCAGCGGCGGAAAGGTACGGACACAAACAGTACGCCCTGCACCTGGAGCAGCATGGGATCGACTGCAATGAAAGGACGTACCGGTTGGAATATGTGGACATCCTGGGGTGGAGGGGGAACAGGCTGGCCCGCATACCGGGAGGCAGCCACAAGGAGTCGATCGCCCCTGACTCGGTGCTGGACAGGGTTGCCGACCTGGTCTGCCCCGAGGAAGAGGCCGACCAAGGCGAGGAGGGCGACGACCTGGCAGTGGGGATGGCTGCGACCAGCTCCCCCAACGACCCGCTCCTGTCCCGGGAGATGCTCCAGCGCATCAACGACGCCCAGGGACGCACGAATTCCCAGCCCGAGGATGTCGATGCATGGGTCGAGCTGGGCAATGCCTGGTATGACGCCGACATGCCCGAGCAGGCCATCCAGGCCTATGACCGTGCCCTGGCGCTCAAGGCGGACGATACGGATGTGCTCAACGACCAGGGCGCCATGTTCCGCCAGAAAGGCGATACCGCCCGTGCGCTGGCGAACTTCGAAAAAGCCCTGGCAATCGATCCCGGCAACCTGGAAAGCCTGTACAACCTGGGCTATGTCTACGCCTTCGACCTGAATCGCATCGACCGCGCCCGGGAGATCTGGCAGCGCTACCTGAGCCTGGACAGCACCAGCGAAACAGCCGACCAGATACGCTCATTCATCACACAGCAGGGGCAGGGCGTGGAAAAGCCCTGA
- the tsaA gene encoding tRNA (N6-threonylcarbamoyladenosine(37)-N6)-methyltransferase TrmO, whose amino-acid sequence MNKDSYEIEPIGTIHSELKTRQEAPNQGCEGAPEAWIDLNPEFAEGLEGISAGCDLILITWLHRARRDVLKVHPRRDPTRPLAGVFATRSPDRPNPLGLHQVRVLEINGARIRVGPLEAIDGTPLVDIKPLLPRSANA is encoded by the coding sequence ATGAACAAAGACAGCTATGAAATCGAACCGATCGGAACCATACACTCGGAACTAAAAACTCGTCAGGAAGCGCCCAACCAGGGGTGTGAGGGTGCGCCCGAGGCCTGGATCGACCTGAACCCGGAGTTCGCGGAGGGACTTGAGGGGATTTCGGCGGGGTGCGATCTTATCCTGATCACCTGGCTTCACCGGGCGCGGCGCGACGTTCTGAAGGTGCATCCCCGCAGGGACCCGACCAGGCCGTTAGCGGGAGTGTTCGCCACACGGTCTCCCGACAGGCCCAATCCCCTCGGCCTGCACCAGGTCAGGGTGCTGGAGATAAACGGCGCCAGGATCAGGGTCGGTCCCCTGGAAGCCATTGACGGAACACCGCTGGTGGATATCAAGCCGCTGCTCCCCCGGTCGGCGAACGCATGA